A region from the Musa acuminata AAA Group cultivar baxijiao chromosome BXJ1-10, Cavendish_Baxijiao_AAA, whole genome shotgun sequence genome encodes:
- the LOC104000662 gene encoding zerumbone synthase-like isoform X1, translating into MLRLVSRRVAVAGTKESSWRKQVKFSSARQRGRLEGKVALITGGAGGLGKAAAREFIEEGATVVLADVDALLGEQAAQQLGPHAQFVECDVTVEQQVAEAVDFAVARHGRLHIMHNSAGIAGPPMAPDVARLDLADFDHVMGVNVRGTLAGIKHAARVMAPTGSGSIICISSVSGLMGGLGTHPYTISKFAVTGIVKSVAGELCRRGVRVNCISPFVIPTRLVVDQLAQIYGDVGRQKIMEIVDGLSELNGAKCEEIDVAKAAVYLASDDSKYITGHNLVLDGGFTSYKQLNLPTPDRLEL; encoded by the exons ATGCTCCGCCTTGTCTCCCG GAGAGTGGCCGTGGCCGGAACGAAGGAGAGTTCATGGCGAAAACAGGTCAAGTTCTCGTCGGCGAGGCAGAGAGGCAG GTTGGAGGGGAAGGTGGCTCTGATCACCGGAGGAGCAGGTGGGCTGGGCAAGGCCGCGGCACGTGAGTTCATCGAAGAGGGCGCCACCGTCGTCCTCGCTGACGTCGACGCGTTACTGGGCGAGCAAGCCGCCCAACAGCTCGGCCCGCACGCCCAGTTCGTGGAGTGCGACGTGACCGTCGAGCAACAAGTGGCCGAAGCTGTCGACTTCGCCGTGGCCCGCCACGGCCGCCTGCACATCATGCACAACAGCGCCGGCATCGCTGGCCCGCCGATGGCCCCCGACGTCGCCCGCCTCGACCTGGCTGACTTCGACCACGTCATGGGCGTCAACGTCCGCGGAACCCTGGCCGGAATCAAGCACGCGGCCCGCGTCATGGCCCCAACCGGCTCGGGCTCCATCATCTGTATCTCAAGCGTCAGCGGGCTCATGGGAGGGCTCGGCACGCACCCATACACCATCTCCAAGTTTGCGGTGACCGGGATCGTGAAGTCGGTCGCCGGCGAACTGTGCCGCCGCGGGGTCCGAGTCAACTGCATCTCGCCATTCGTGATCCCGACGCGGCTGGTGGTGGATCAGTTGGCTCAGATATACGGCGACGTGGGAAGGCAAAAGATAATGGAGATAGTGGATGGTTTGAGCGAGTTGAACGGAGCAAAGTGTGAGGAGATCGACGTCGCCAAGGCAGCCGTTTACCTGGCGTCGGACGATTCCAAGTACATCACAGGTCATAACCTGGTGCTCGACGGGGGATTCACAAGCTACAAGCAGCTAAATCTGCCGACGCCCGACAGGCTCGAGCTATAG
- the LOC104000662 gene encoding zerumbone synthase-like isoform X2 produces the protein MAMIDRLEGKVALITGGAGGLGKAAAREFIEEGATVVLADVDALLGEQAAQQLGPHAQFVECDVTVEQQVAEAVDFAVARHGRLHIMHNSAGIAGPPMAPDVARLDLADFDHVMGVNVRGTLAGIKHAARVMAPTGSGSIICISSVSGLMGGLGTHPYTISKFAVTGIVKSVAGELCRRGVRVNCISPFVIPTRLVVDQLAQIYGDVGRQKIMEIVDGLSELNGAKCEEIDVAKAAVYLASDDSKYITGHNLVLDGGFTSYKQLNLPTPDRLEL, from the exons ATGGCAATGATTGATAG GTTGGAGGGGAAGGTGGCTCTGATCACCGGAGGAGCAGGTGGGCTGGGCAAGGCCGCGGCACGTGAGTTCATCGAAGAGGGCGCCACCGTCGTCCTCGCTGACGTCGACGCGTTACTGGGCGAGCAAGCCGCCCAACAGCTCGGCCCGCACGCCCAGTTCGTGGAGTGCGACGTGACCGTCGAGCAACAAGTGGCCGAAGCTGTCGACTTCGCCGTGGCCCGCCACGGCCGCCTGCACATCATGCACAACAGCGCCGGCATCGCTGGCCCGCCGATGGCCCCCGACGTCGCCCGCCTCGACCTGGCTGACTTCGACCACGTCATGGGCGTCAACGTCCGCGGAACCCTGGCCGGAATCAAGCACGCGGCCCGCGTCATGGCCCCAACCGGCTCGGGCTCCATCATCTGTATCTCAAGCGTCAGCGGGCTCATGGGAGGGCTCGGCACGCACCCATACACCATCTCCAAGTTTGCGGTGACCGGGATCGTGAAGTCGGTCGCCGGCGAACTGTGCCGCCGCGGGGTCCGAGTCAACTGCATCTCGCCATTCGTGATCCCGACGCGGCTGGTGGTGGATCAGTTGGCTCAGATATACGGCGACGTGGGAAGGCAAAAGATAATGGAGATAGTGGATGGTTTGAGCGAGTTGAACGGAGCAAAGTGTGAGGAGATCGACGTCGCCAAGGCAGCCGTTTACCTGGCGTCGGACGATTCCAAGTACATCACAGGTCATAACCTGGTGCTCGACGGGGGATTCACAAGCTACAAGCAGCTAAATCTGCCGACGCCCGACAGGCTCGAGCTATAG